Proteins encoded in a region of the Flavobacterium sp. MDT1-60 genome:
- a CDS encoding 3-hydroxyacyl-CoA dehydrogenase/enoyl-CoA hydratase family protein, with the protein MKRTIKKVAVIGSGIMGSGIACHFANIGVEVLLLDIVPRELTEAEAKKGLTLESKVVRNRVVNEHLANSLKSKPSPIYSQKFANRITTGNTTDDMAKIANVDWIIEVVVERLDIKKLVFEQIEKFRTPGTLVTSNTSGIPIHFMSEGRSEDFQQHFCGTHFFNPARYLKLFEIIPGPKTSTEVLDFLNEYGSKFLGKTSVVAKDTPAFIGNRIGIYGIQSLFHLVKEMGLTIEEVDKLTGPVIGRPKSATFRTVDVVGLDTLVHVANGIYENCPNDEQHELFKLPDFVNKMMENKWFGSKTGQGFYKKVDKDILSLDLDTLEYRAAKKANFATLELTKTIDKPINRFKVLVKGKDKAGEFYRKSFAGMFAYVSNRIPEISDELYKIDDAMKAGFGWENGPFEIWDAIGVANGIEIMKAEGLAPAAWVTEMLVSGSDSFYTVKEGASYFYNIPTKSQTKVPGQDSFIILNNIRESKKVWSNSGAIIQDLGDGILNLEFQSKMNTIGGDVLQAINKAIDLSEKEYQGLVIGNQAANFSVGANIGMIFMMAVEQEYDELNMAIKLFQDTMMRVRYSSIPVVVAPHGMTFGGGCEMSLHADKVVAAAETYMGLVEFGVGVLPGGGGSKEMALRASDLFRKNDVELNVLQEYFLTIAMAKVSTSGYEAFDTGLLQHGKDVIVVNKDRQIAEAKKHALLMAEAGYTQPIRRTDVKVLGKQALGMFLVGTDQMEAGKYISEHDKKIANKLAYVMAGGDLSEATLVSEQYLLDIEREAFLSLCTERKTLERIQYMLTKGKPLRN; encoded by the coding sequence ATGAAACGCACAATTAAAAAAGTTGCTGTAATTGGATCCGGAATTATGGGTTCAGGAATAGCTTGTCATTTTGCCAACATTGGTGTTGAAGTTTTACTGCTTGACATCGTACCACGCGAGTTGACAGAAGCTGAAGCTAAAAAAGGATTAACGCTTGAAAGTAAAGTTGTTCGCAACCGTGTAGTAAACGAGCACCTGGCGAATTCATTAAAATCGAAACCGTCTCCTATTTACAGTCAAAAATTTGCAAATAGAATCACAACTGGAAATACGACTGATGACATGGCAAAAATTGCCAATGTTGACTGGATTATTGAAGTTGTTGTAGAGCGTTTGGATATCAAAAAATTGGTTTTTGAACAAATCGAGAAATTCCGTACACCGGGAACTTTGGTTACCTCAAATACTTCTGGTATTCCAATTCATTTTATGAGCGAAGGAAGAAGCGAAGATTTTCAACAACACTTCTGCGGAACCCACTTTTTTAACCCTGCTCGTTACTTAAAATTATTTGAAATTATTCCGGGTCCAAAAACTTCAACTGAAGTATTGGATTTCTTAAACGAATACGGTTCTAAATTCTTAGGAAAAACTTCGGTTGTGGCTAAAGATACTCCGGCGTTTATTGGAAACAGAATTGGTATTTACGGCATTCAGAGTTTATTCCACCTGGTAAAAGAAATGGGATTAACGATTGAAGAAGTAGATAAATTGACTGGTCCGGTAATTGGTCGTCCAAAATCGGCTACTTTCCGTACCGTTGACGTTGTTGGTTTAGATACTTTGGTACACGTTGCCAATGGTATTTATGAAAACTGCCCGAACGACGAACAACACGAATTGTTTAAACTTCCTGATTTCGTTAACAAAATGATGGAAAATAAATGGTTTGGAAGCAAAACCGGACAAGGTTTTTATAAAAAAGTAGACAAAGATATTTTGTCTTTAGACTTAGATACATTAGAATACCGTGCTGCTAAAAAAGCAAATTTTGCTACGCTTGAACTAACAAAAACTATTGATAAACCAATCAATCGTTTTAAAGTTTTGGTTAAAGGAAAAGACAAAGCGGGAGAATTCTACCGTAAGAGTTTCGCCGGAATGTTTGCTTATGTGTCAAACAGAATTCCTGAAATCTCAGACGAATTATACAAAATTGATGATGCCATGAAAGCCGGTTTTGGATGGGAAAATGGTCCATTCGAAATCTGGGATGCGATTGGTGTTGCCAACGGAATCGAAATCATGAAAGCAGAAGGTTTAGCGCCAGCTGCATGGGTTACTGAAATGTTAGTTTCCGGAAGTGACAGTTTCTATACTGTAAAAGAAGGTGCTTCTTATTTCTATAATATCCCAACAAAATCTCAAACGAAAGTTCCGGGACAAGACTCCTTTATTATTCTGAACAACATTCGCGAAAGCAAAAAAGTTTGGAGCAATAGTGGAGCTATCATCCAGGATTTAGGAGACGGAATTTTGAACTTAGAATTCCAATCTAAAATGAATACTATTGGTGGCGATGTACTTCAGGCCATCAATAAAGCAATTGACTTATCTGAAAAAGAATATCAAGGTTTAGTTATTGGTAACCAGGCAGCGAATTTCTCTGTTGGAGCTAATATCGGAATGATTTTCATGATGGCAGTTGAGCAGGAATATGACGAATTGAACATGGCTATCAAATTGTTCCAGGACACGATGATGCGCGTTCGTTACTCTTCTATTCCGGTTGTGGTTGCCCCACACGGAATGACTTTTGGTGGTGGATGCGAAATGAGCTTACACGCTGATAAAGTGGTTGCTGCTGCAGAAACATATATGGGATTGGTTGAGTTTGGTGTTGGTGTGCTTCCTGGTGGTGGTGGATCTAAAGAAATGGCGTTGAGAGCTTCAGATTTATTCCGCAAAAACGATGTGGAATTAAACGTTCTTCAGGAGTATTTCTTGACAATCGCTATGGCAAAAGTATCGACTTCTGGTTATGAAGCTTTTGATACCGGACTTCTTCAACATGGAAAAGATGTTATCGTAGTAAACAAAGATCGTCAGATTGCTGAAGCTAAAAAACATGCTTTATTAATGGCTGAAGCGGGTTATACACAACCAATCAGAAGAACTGATGTTAAGGTTTTAGGTAAACAAGCATTGGGAATGTTCTTAGTTGGAACTGACCAAATGGAAGCTGGAAAATACATTTCTGAGCACGACAAGAAAATCGCAAACAAACTGGCTTATGTAATGGCTGGTGGTGATTTATCTGAAGCAACTTTAGTATCTGAACAATATTTATTAGATATCGAACGTGAAGCTTTCCTGAGTTTATGTACTGAGAGAAAAACACTGGAGCGTATTCAATATATGTTAACTAAAGGAAAACCACTAAGAAACTAG
- a CDS encoding LETM1-related biofilm-associated protein, giving the protein MINPSAPGWIDKFFSEQKFSEAIPFETNESFYDKVRATGFIYGHIISIDSQIPIPIKGWFKTEISKIALLNTLYGVFCLEKRNSEPNNFTAEVLKFYKEMNPEGFSLFKILLPKDTPSLSLENIIDQRVQTNDSIISKNFSHLVTNALLFIDVLAFRQYLEHGAIPEKYLKRIEETVLGIVGLALKTKTIKSQHDDLLIKLFEASIRYSKFSKVTVDTLETLQLDNFTNKLEHYYLIDMAGMALWSDGVVENEEAYFLYSLGSMMRVSDDFVTHSIDTTNSFITTHKKKIPYFNYSNPVKHFYDQMTHTVVKLIIRNKNRLVKEIVQSKELMVLLAYSTTRDLDAKEKKKVKKQLLDICKTIPSLTIFLLPGGSLLLPILIKFIPTMLPSAFNENLDENE; this is encoded by the coding sequence ATGATTAACCCATCGGCACCAGGTTGGATAGATAAGTTTTTTAGCGAACAAAAGTTTTCAGAAGCTATTCCTTTTGAAACTAATGAATCGTTTTACGATAAAGTCAGAGCCACCGGGTTCATTTATGGGCATATCATATCCATTGATTCCCAAATTCCAATTCCGATAAAAGGCTGGTTTAAAACTGAAATTTCTAAAATTGCCTTGTTAAACACTTTATATGGTGTCTTCTGTTTAGAGAAAAGAAATTCTGAGCCTAATAATTTTACCGCTGAAGTTTTAAAATTTTATAAAGAAATGAATCCGGAAGGGTTTAGTTTATTTAAAATTTTACTTCCAAAAGATACACCTTCCCTTTCGTTAGAAAACATAATCGATCAGAGAGTACAGACTAACGACAGTATTATTAGTAAAAACTTTTCGCATCTGGTAACCAACGCATTATTGTTTATTGATGTATTAGCTTTTAGACAATATTTAGAACATGGCGCAATTCCCGAGAAGTATTTAAAACGAATTGAAGAAACCGTTCTTGGTATTGTTGGCCTGGCATTAAAAACCAAAACAATAAAATCACAACATGATGATTTATTAATTAAGCTTTTTGAAGCTTCAATTCGATATTCAAAATTTTCAAAAGTTACGGTTGATACTTTAGAGACTTTACAACTTGATAATTTCACCAATAAACTGGAGCATTATTATCTTATTGATATGGCCGGAATGGCTTTATGGAGTGATGGCGTTGTAGAAAATGAAGAAGCTTACTTTTTATATTCGTTAGGATCAATGATGAGGGTTTCGGATGATTTTGTAACGCATAGTATCGACACTACCAATTCGTTTATAACGACACATAAAAAGAAAATCCCGTATTTCAATTATTCAAATCCGGTGAAGCATTTTTACGACCAAATGACACACACCGTCGTAAAATTGATTATAAGAAACAAAAACAGACTGGTTAAGGAAATAGTTCAGAGTAAGGAATTAATGGTGCTGCTGGCTTATTCTACTACCAGAGATCTGGATGCCAAGGAGAAGAAAAAAGTAAAAAAACAGCTTTTGGATATCTGTAAAACGATTCCGTCACTTACTATCTTTTTACTTCCCGGCGGAAGTTTATTATTGCCGATTTTAATAAAGTTTATTCCAACAATGTTACCTTCTGCTTTTAACGAAAATCTGGACGAAAACGAATAA
- a CDS encoding META domain-containing protein, translated as MMKNIFILVFLSTILISCKCKKVDSVSKLEGNWELNYISGPRIAFDGLYPNKKPTINFDLKENHISGNSSCNSFNGKLVLDGNKIDFTQPMAMTKMMCQDGQGEQVFMSTLQKITSYDVTDDGKTLNLISGDIAMMRFTKK; from the coding sequence ATGATGAAGAATATTTTTATCCTTGTTTTTTTAAGCACTATCTTAATTTCGTGTAAATGCAAAAAAGTGGATTCAGTTTCTAAACTAGAAGGAAATTGGGAATTAAATTATATTTCGGGGCCAAGAATAGCTTTTGATGGTTTGTATCCAAATAAAAAACCAACCATAAATTTTGACCTGAAAGAAAATCATATTTCCGGGAACAGTAGTTGTAATTCTTTTAACGGAAAATTGGTTCTCGATGGTAATAAAATTGATTTTACCCAACCTATGGCGATGACCAAAATGATGTGCCAGGACGGACAGGGAGAACAGGTGTTTATGAGCACTTTACAAAAAATAACATCCTATGATGTAACTGATGATGGCAAGACGCTGAATCTTATTTCTGGCGATATTGCTATGATGCGATTTACGAAAAAGTAA
- a CDS encoding acyl-CoA dehydrogenase family protein has protein sequence MADTIEKNVTRGGQFLVKETKCEDIFTPEDFSEEQLMMRDSVKEFVDKEIWPNKNRFEKKDYAFTEESMRKAGELGLLGVAVPEEYGGLGMGFVSTMLVCDYISGATGSFSTAFGAHTGIGTMPITLYGTEEQKKKYVPKLATGEWFGAYCLTEPGAGSDANSGKTKAVLSEDGTHYKITGQKMWISNAGFCSVFIVFARIGDDKNITGFIVENDPSNGISMNEEEHKLGIRASSTRQVFFNETKVPVENMLSERGNGFKIAMNALNVGRIKLAAACLDAQRRVTSGAVKYANERIQFNTAISSFGAIRSKLAEMATNAYAGESASYRAAKDIEDRIAAREAEGTSHQESELKGVEEYAIECSILKVAVSEDVQNCADEGIQIFGGMGFSEDTPMESAWRDARIARIYEGTNEINRMLSVGMLIKKAMKGHVDLLGPAMKVSEELMGIPSFDTPDFSELFAEEKGIIANLKKVFLMVAGSAVQKYGPDLDSHQQLLMAASDILIEIYMAESTILRTEKLAKNQGEAKVQEQIAMAKLYLYKAVDIVNSRGKEGIVSFAEGDEQRMMLMGLKRFTKYTNMPNVVALRETITSKLVAENEYCF, from the coding sequence ATGGCAGATACAATCGAAAAAAACGTAACCCGTGGTGGTCAGTTTTTAGTTAAAGAAACAAAGTGTGAAGACATCTTTACACCAGAAGATTTTTCGGAAGAGCAATTAATGATGCGTGACTCTGTAAAAGAGTTTGTAGACAAAGAAATTTGGCCTAATAAAAATCGTTTTGAGAAAAAAGATTACGCATTTACTGAAGAAAGCATGCGTAAAGCAGGTGAGCTAGGACTTTTAGGAGTTGCGGTTCCTGAAGAATACGGCGGATTAGGAATGGGATTCGTATCTACTATGCTAGTTTGCGATTACATTTCTGGTGCGACAGGGTCTTTCTCTACTGCTTTTGGTGCACATACAGGTATTGGTACAATGCCAATTACACTTTATGGAACTGAAGAACAAAAGAAAAAATACGTTCCTAAATTGGCTACAGGAGAGTGGTTTGGGGCTTATTGCTTGACTGAGCCAGGTGCAGGATCTGATGCTAACTCAGGAAAAACAAAAGCTGTTTTATCTGAAGATGGAACACATTATAAAATTACAGGACAAAAAATGTGGATTTCGAATGCAGGTTTCTGCAGCGTTTTCATCGTTTTTGCCCGCATTGGAGATGATAAAAACATTACAGGTTTCATCGTAGAAAATGATCCGTCAAACGGAATTTCTATGAATGAAGAAGAGCATAAATTAGGAATCCGTGCTTCTTCTACTCGTCAGGTTTTCTTTAACGAAACCAAAGTTCCTGTTGAAAACATGTTGTCTGAAAGAGGAAACGGTTTCAAAATTGCAATGAATGCCTTGAATGTTGGACGTATTAAATTAGCTGCAGCATGTCTTGATGCTCAGAGAAGAGTTACTTCTGGAGCTGTAAAATATGCTAATGAAAGAATTCAGTTTAATACTGCAATTTCATCTTTTGGAGCTATTCGTTCTAAATTAGCTGAAATGGCAACTAATGCATACGCTGGAGAAAGTGCTTCTTACAGAGCTGCAAAAGATATCGAAGACAGAATCGCTGCTCGTGAAGCAGAAGGTACTAGTCATCAAGAATCTGAATTGAAAGGTGTTGAAGAATATGCTATCGAATGTTCTATTTTGAAAGTAGCAGTTTCTGAAGATGTTCAGAATTGTGCAGACGAAGGAATTCAGATTTTTGGGGGAATGGGATTCTCTGAAGACACTCCAATGGAAAGTGCCTGGAGAGATGCTCGTATCGCTCGTATTTATGAAGGAACAAACGAAATCAACAGAATGCTTTCTGTAGGTATGCTGATTAAAAAAGCAATGAAAGGTCATGTTGATTTATTAGGACCAGCAATGAAAGTTTCTGAAGAATTAATGGGAATCCCATCTTTTGATACTCCAGATTTCTCTGAATTATTTGCTGAAGAAAAAGGAATTATCGCTAACCTGAAAAAAGTATTCCTGATGGTTGCCGGTAGCGCTGTTCAAAAATATGGTCCGGATTTAGATTCTCACCAACAGTTATTGATGGCTGCTTCTGATATCTTAATCGAAATCTACATGGCTGAAAGTACTATTTTAAGAACTGAAAAATTAGCCAAAAATCAAGGTGAAGCTAAAGTACAAGAGCAAATTGCTATGGCAAAATTATACTTATACAAAGCGGTAGATATCGTGAACTCCAGAGGAAAAGAAGGAATTGTTTCTTTTGCTGAAGGTGACGAACAACGCATGATGTTAATGGGATTAAAACGTTTTACAAAATACACAAACATGCCAAATGTAGTGGCATTAAGAGAAACGATTACCTCTAAATTAGTTGCAGAAAACGAATACTGCTTCTAA
- a CDS encoding superoxide dismutase family protein: MKKIIVSFAIITALIIGCKTNTKSNDAKTLTVNLEPKSNSTVSGTATFTEKNGKVTFVAKVAGLQPGVHAIHIHEKSDCTAADGSSAGGHWNPTFKKHGKWGVGEYHKGDIGNFTADAKGNGTITLTTDEWCVGCGDETKDVLGKGLIVHQGTDDFTTQPTGNAGGRVACAGIIK, from the coding sequence ATGAAAAAAATAATTGTTTCTTTCGCTATAATTACTGCCTTAATTATTGGCTGTAAGACAAATACAAAATCGAATGATGCCAAAACTTTAACTGTAAATTTAGAGCCAAAAAGTAATAGCACAGTAAGCGGAACAGCCACTTTTACAGAGAAAAACGGAAAAGTAACTTTCGTCGCAAAAGTTGCCGGATTACAACCGGGAGTTCACGCGATTCACATTCATGAAAAATCAGATTGTACTGCTGCCGATGGAAGTTCCGCTGGTGGACACTGGAATCCTACGTTTAAAAAACACGGAAAATGGGGAGTTGGCGAATACCACAAAGGTGATATTGGAAACTTTACAGCTGATGCAAAAGGTAACGGAACTATTACACTAACAACTGATGAATGGTGTGTAGGCTGTGGTGATGAAACCAAAGATGTTTTAGGAAAAGGTTTGATCGTACATCAGGGAACAGATGATTTTACAACACAACCAACCGGAAATGCCGGTGGCAGGGTTGCCTGTGCAGGAATCATTAAATAA
- a CDS encoding DUF4251 domain-containing protein produces the protein MKRKLLILLVLLCFLSFPVLAQEKTKKELKADRELQKQKEIEALIDSKNFVFEAQKATPQGGRMLNLDYNSYFLKFNTEKTTCDLPFFGRAFNVAYGGDGGIKFEGIPEDIKIEKKKKSVNVKATVKGKDDVYTLYFNIFFDGGATLSVNSNNRASISYDGEIEAPKVAENKK, from the coding sequence ATGAAACGTAAACTATTGATTTTACTAGTGTTATTGTGCTTTTTAAGTTTTCCGGTTTTGGCTCAGGAAAAAACAAAGAAAGAATTAAAAGCAGACAGAGAATTACAAAAGCAAAAAGAAATTGAAGCATTAATTGATTCTAAAAATTTTGTTTTTGAAGCGCAGAAAGCCACGCCACAAGGCGGACGAATGTTGAATTTAGATTACAATAGCTATTTTTTGAAATTTAATACTGAAAAGACAACTTGTGATTTGCCTTTCTTTGGCCGCGCTTTTAATGTTGCCTACGGAGGAGATGGCGGAATTAAATTCGAGGGCATTCCCGAAGACATAAAAATTGAAAAAAAGAAAAAATCGGTTAATGTCAAAGCAACTGTTAAAGGTAAAGATGATGTTTATACGCTTTATTTTAATATTTTCTTTGACGGAGGAGCAACACTTTCTGTCAATAGTAATAACAGAGCATCGATTTCTTATGATGGCGAAATTGAAGCTCCAAAAGTTGCTGAAAATAAAAAATAA
- a CDS encoding four helix bundle protein — protein sequence MRHNFKNLKIWILAMEITNDIYRLTATFPKSEIYSLVNQMNRCSVSMPSNIAEGSNRGNKHFQHYLNISLGSSFELQTQLLIACQNDYVTKEKTEKLENKIIEFQKMTTGFISKLDNNLSS from the coding sequence ATGAGACACAATTTTAAGAATTTGAAAATTTGGATTTTAGCTATGGAAATTACAAATGATATCTATAGACTGACCGCCACTTTTCCAAAATCAGAAATTTATAGTTTGGTAAATCAAATGAATCGATGTTCTGTTTCAATGCCTTCAAATATTGCTGAGGGCTCAAACAGAGGAAATAAACACTTTCAACATTATTTGAATATAAGTTTAGGTTCGTCATTTGAATTGCAAACACAATTGTTAATAGCTTGTCAAAATGACTATGTAACAAAAGAAAAAACAGAAAAATTAGAAAACAAAATAATTGAATTTCAAAAGATGACCACAGGTTTTATAAGTAAGTTAGACAACAATCTTTCTTCTTGA
- a CDS encoding glycoside hydrolase family 18 protein, whose amino-acid sequence MKQINLIAFLLLCSFSTTVFAQKNKKMDIIAYYTGDDKLINEYEVNKLDQIIFSFCHLKNGKLSVDSPKDSITIKYLVSLKAKNPQLKIVLSLGGWGGCEPCSAAFSTAEGRLTFAKSVKEVSNYFKVDGLDLDWEYPAIEGLPGHLYQAADKPNFTELIKILRSTLGKKYELSFAAGGFQKYLDESIDWKAVSPLVNRINIMSYDLVNGYSKVTGHHTPLYSTKPNEESTDRAVTYLLNQGIPAEKLVIGGAFYTRTWKNVENINNGLYQTGEHIPGADFKNFATTYTEANGWKYFYDEKAQAPYWYNAGTKTFATSDDLKSVKAKTEYVKSKKLGGIMFWELTLDSPKNGMVNAIYEVKMAK is encoded by the coding sequence ATGAAACAAATTAACCTGATTGCCTTTTTATTATTGTGCAGTTTCAGTACCACCGTTTTTGCGCAAAAAAATAAAAAAATGGACATCATCGCTTACTACACCGGCGATGACAAATTGATTAACGAATACGAAGTCAACAAACTGGATCAAATTATCTTTAGTTTTTGTCATTTAAAAAACGGAAAACTAAGCGTTGATTCTCCTAAAGATTCTATAACAATTAAGTATCTGGTTTCTTTAAAAGCCAAGAATCCGCAACTCAAAATTGTTTTATCCCTTGGTGGCTGGGGTGGCTGTGAACCTTGTTCTGCTGCATTTTCAACTGCGGAAGGAAGGTTAACTTTTGCAAAATCAGTAAAAGAAGTAAGCAATTATTTTAAAGTAGATGGCTTAGATTTAGACTGGGAATATCCAGCTATTGAAGGACTTCCGGGACATTTATACCAAGCTGCTGATAAACCAAATTTCACAGAGCTAATCAAAATTTTACGTTCTACTTTAGGGAAGAAATATGAATTGAGTTTTGCTGCCGGTGGTTTTCAAAAATACCTTGACGAATCTATCGATTGGAAAGCTGTATCACCTTTAGTAAATCGCATAAACATTATGAGTTACGATTTGGTTAACGGGTATTCTAAAGTTACCGGACACCACACTCCATTATACAGCACAAAGCCAAATGAAGAATCAACAGACAGAGCCGTTACCTACTTACTAAATCAGGGAATTCCTGCTGAGAAATTAGTTATTGGTGGCGCTTTTTATACCAGAACATGGAAAAATGTTGAAAATATAAACAATGGTCTATATCAAACCGGAGAACATATTCCAGGTGCTGATTTTAAAAACTTTGCAACCACTTATACAGAAGCAAATGGCTGGAAATATTTTTATGATGAAAAAGCACAAGCGCCATATTGGTACAATGCAGGAACAAAAACATTTGCAACATCTGACGATCTTAAATCTGTCAAAGCTAAAACAGAATATGTAAAATCTAAAAAATTAGGCGGAATCATGTTTTGGGAACTTACTCTGGATAGTCCGAAAAACGGAATGGTAAATGCTATTTATGAAGTTAAAATGGCAAAATAA
- a CDS encoding transporter has product MPKNTFYVLIQKHHLMMLFFMGIFSAFSQDLEPRVYANVPTKLNVAAVGYAYIDGNVLTEPSLPISDFTIQSHNLAATYVRTFGLSNKLARVQVALPYTYMSGSVNVSGENITGSRTGFGDMKVRFGVNLLGSPALEKSEFRKYEQKTILGVSLVTSFPTGKYYDDKRINIGTNRWGFKPEIGISKRFSHFYAEVYGGIWFYTDNNDFLGKKMEQKPTCSLQMHASYYFKNSMWVGFNTNWFVGGKTIIDGVSDAGKIDNWRIGTTFSTPIAKGQSIRFQYHVGAYTNNGLNYYALTAAYQYSFF; this is encoded by the coding sequence ATGCCAAAAAATACTTTTTATGTTTTGATTCAGAAACATCATTTAATGATGTTGTTTTTCATGGGAATATTTTCAGCTTTTAGTCAGGATTTAGAACCGAGAGTTTACGCTAATGTACCTACAAAATTAAATGTAGCTGCAGTTGGATATGCCTATATAGACGGAAATGTCCTGACAGAACCATCATTACCAATTTCTGATTTCACTATTCAAAGCCATAACCTCGCCGCAACTTATGTTAGAACCTTTGGTTTGTCAAACAAATTAGCGCGTGTACAAGTTGCATTGCCTTACACTTATATGAGTGGATCTGTTAATGTAAGCGGGGAGAATATAACAGGTTCAAGAACTGGTTTTGGTGACATGAAAGTTCGATTTGGTGTTAATTTATTAGGCTCTCCTGCACTTGAAAAATCTGAATTTAGAAAGTATGAGCAAAAGACCATCTTAGGGGTGAGTTTGGTAACGTCATTTCCCACAGGAAAATATTATGATGATAAACGAATTAATATAGGTACAAATCGTTGGGGATTTAAGCCTGAAATTGGAATCTCAAAACGATTTTCACATTTTTATGCAGAAGTCTATGGTGGTATTTGGTTTTATACTGATAACAATGATTTTTTAGGCAAAAAAATGGAACAAAAGCCGACTTGCAGTTTGCAGATGCACGCCAGTTATTATTTCAAGAATAGTATGTGGGTTGGTTTTAATACGAATTGGTTTGTTGGGGGCAAAACAATAATAGATGGAGTCTCTGATGCAGGAAAAATTGATAATTGGCGAATAGGGACAACATTTTCAACACCAATTGCAAAAGGGCAATCCATCAGGTTTCAATATCATGTTGGTGCCTATACGAATAATGGATTGAATTATTATGCTTTGACAGCCGCTTATCAATATTCTTTCTTTTAA
- a CDS encoding acetyl-CoA C-acyltransferase: MKTAYIVKAYRTAVGKAPKGVFRFKRPDELAAETIQFMMDELPDFDKKRIDDVMVGNAMPEAEQGLNVGRLISLMGLKVEDVPGVTVNRYCASGLETIGMATAKIQSGMADCIIAGGAESMSFIPMGGYKPTPDYKVAAAGHEDYYWGMGLTAEAVANQYKISREDQDEFAYNSHMKALKAQAEGKFDKQIVPITVEQTFINENGKKETKSYVVKQDEGPRAGTSIAALSGLKPVFAADGSVTAGNSSQMSDGAAFVLIMSEDMVKELNLEPIARLVNFASSGVEPRIMGIGPVKAIPKALKQAGLELKDIDLVELNEAFASQSLAVIRELGLNPDIVNVNGGAIALGHPLGCTGAKLSVQLFDEMKRRGSKYGIVSMCVGTGQGSAGIYEVL; the protein is encoded by the coding sequence ATGAAAACAGCATATATCGTAAAAGCTTACCGTACTGCGGTAGGAAAAGCACCAAAAGGGGTTTTTAGATTTAAAAGACCTGACGAATTAGCAGCAGAAACTATTCAGTTTATGATGGATGAACTGCCTGATTTCGACAAAAAACGTATTGATGACGTTATGGTAGGAAATGCCATGCCGGAAGCAGAACAAGGACTAAATGTTGGACGTTTGATCTCGTTAATGGGATTAAAAGTGGAAGATGTTCCTGGTGTGACGGTTAACCGTTATTGCGCATCCGGATTAGAAACTATCGGAATGGCGACTGCTAAAATCCAATCAGGAATGGCAGATTGTATTATCGCTGGTGGAGCCGAAAGTATGAGTTTTATTCCGATGGGAGGTTACAAACCAACTCCGGATTATAAAGTTGCAGCTGCAGGTCACGAAGATTATTATTGGGGAATGGGTTTAACTGCTGAAGCGGTTGCCAACCAATACAAAATCTCGAGAGAAGATCAGGATGAGTTTGCTTACAACTCTCATATGAAAGCTTTGAAAGCGCAGGCGGAAGGGAAATTCGACAAACAAATCGTTCCAATTACTGTTGAACAGACTTTCATCAATGAAAATGGAAAAAAAGAAACTAAATCATACGTTGTAAAACAAGACGAAGGTCCAAGAGCCGGAACTTCTATTGCTGCTTTATCTGGATTAAAACCAGTTTTTGCTGCCGACGGAAGCGTAACAGCAGGTAATTCATCGCAAATGAGTGATGGTGCTGCTTTTGTTTTAATCATGAGTGAGGACATGGTTAAAGAATTAAACCTTGAGCCAATTGCCAGATTAGTAAATTTTGCTTCGTCTGGCGTTGAGCCAAGAATTATGGGTATTGGTCCTGTAAAAGCTATTCCGAAAGCATTAAAACAAGCTGGTTTAGAATTGAAAGATATTGACTTAGTGGAGTTAAACGAGGCTTTTGCTTCTCAGTCTCTGGCTGTAATTCGTGAGTTAGGTTTAAATCCGGATATCGTAAACGTAAACGGTGGAGCGATCGCTTTAGGTCACCCTCTGGGTTGTACAGGAGCTAAACTTTCTGTTCAGCTATTCGACGAGATGAAACGCAGAGGTAGTAAATACGGAATTGTTTCTATGTGTGTAGGGACTGGACAGGGGTCTGCGGGGATTTACGAAGTTTTATAA